One Panicum virgatum strain AP13 chromosome 3N, P.virgatum_v5, whole genome shotgun sequence DNA segment encodes these proteins:
- the LOC120665794 gene encoding ran-binding protein 1 homolog a-like translates to MADKELVAVRPKVAEEEDTGAQVAPIVRLVEITVTTGEEDEDVLLDMFDKDDNQWKERGTGTVKLLKHKETGKVCLLMRQAKTLKIYANHLLVSTMKMQEHAGSDKSCVWHAADFADGELKEEMFAIRFGSVENCKKFKDLVDEIAESLAKDEGKVNEDGSSTAGLLEKLTVSESKSEEGVKGEAVTKSEATASE, encoded by the exons ATGGCAGACAAGGAGCTCGTCGCCGTGCGCCCCAAggtggccgaggaggaggacacgGGCGCCCAGGTGGCCCCCATCGTTCGGCTCGTGGAGATCACC gtcaccaccggcgaggaggacgaggatgTACTCCTCGACAT GTTCGACAAGGACGACAATCAGTGGAAGGAGCGGGGCACGGGCACTGTAAAGCTCTTAAAGCATAAGGAGACCGGCAAGGTCTGCCTCCTCATGCGCCAGGCCAAGACGCTCAAGATCTACGCCAACCACCTTT TGGTCTCCACCATGAAGATGCAAGAGCACGCCGGCAGTGACAAGTCGTGCGTCTGGCACGCCGCGGATTTTGCTGATGGTGAGCTTAAGGAGGAGATGTTCGCTATCCGGTTTGGCTCTGTAGAGA ACTGCAAGAAGTTCAAGGACTTAGTTGATGAGATTGCTGAGTCTCTTGCAAAGGATGAAGGCAAGGTAAATGAAGATGGTTCATCCACAGCAGGATTGCTGGAGAAGCTCACCGTGAGTGAGAGCAAATCTGAGGAAGGTGTGAAGGGGGAAGCAGTAACCAAATCCGAGGCTACCGCATCTGAGTAG